Genomic segment of Arachis hypogaea cultivar Tifrunner chromosome 16, arahy.Tifrunner.gnm2.J5K5, whole genome shotgun sequence:
TCTTGGCTAGAATATTCGCCAGAAGTAGATGTTGTATTTTGTCTTCCATGCTATTTATTTTCTAGAAAATCAAGTCCATTCACATCAGGAGGATTTCACAATtggaaaaaagtgaataatggaaaggATTGTGCATTTTTATCTCATGTGGGTAAATCTCTCTTAATTCTCCTCATAATATTGCTGTTAAGTCTTGTAAAGATTTGCTTAATCAATTATGTCACATTGACAAAGTATTGGCTAAGCAAAGCTCACAACAAGTTTTAAGCAATAGATTGCATCTTAAAGCCTCTATTGATACTGTCAGATGGTTAACATTTCAAGCTTGTGCTTTTAGGGGACATGACGAGAGTCATGAGTCTCAGAATCGAGGAAATTTTCttgaaatgttaaaattattagctTCTTACAATAAAGAAGTAGATGCAGTTGTTTTGGATAATACTCCTCAAAATGCAATATACACATCACCTTCTATTCAAAAGGAAATTCTACATATTTTTGCTAGAAAGGTGCAAAATGAAATTCGCAATGAGATTGGTAATGCAAAgttttgtttgattgttgatgaaGCTAGAGATGAATCTAGAAGAGAACAAATGGCACTTGTTGTTAGATTTGTTGATAAGCATGGATTTGTCAAAGAAAGGCTAATAGATGTTGTTCATGTCAAAGATACTACTTCTGCTACTCTAAAACAAGAGATTTGTTCTGCATTATCTCATCACAATCTCAACATTCAAAATGTTCGAGGTCAAGGGTATGACGGAGCTAGTAATATGCGTAGAGAGTGGAAAGGGTTACAAGCTTTAATTATTCAAGAATGTCCTTATGCATATTATGTTCATTGCTTTGCTCATCAATTACAGCTAGCTCTTGTTGCTGCGGCTAAAGAAGTTGTTGATGTTTATGCTTTTTTCCAAAGTTTGAGTAATATTATCAATGTTGTGTGCTCTTCTTGCAAATGCAATGATGAATTACGATTTGCTTATGCAACTGAAATTATCCATTTAGTTGCAACTAATCAAATTGAAACAGGAAGGGGAGCAAATCAAATTGGCACATTAAAAAGATCAGGAGATACCAGGTGGAGCTCTCACTTCAACTCAATTTGTAGCCTTTTACGTATGTTTGGAGCAACAACTTCAGTTCTGGAAGATTTGGCTACTAATGGATCTACATATTCTCAACGTGGTGATGCTACTTATGCTCTTAAatctttattatcatttgattttattttcattttgcatATGATGAAAGAAATCATGGGAATCACTGATAAACTTTGTCAAGCATTGCAACGAAAATCTCAAGACATTTTGAATGCTATGCATCTGGTTTCTAGTACAAAGTCATTGATTCAACAGTTAAGAGATAGTAGTTGGGGAGCACTTTTGGAGAAAGTTAGTTCTTTCTGCAATGATCATGCTATTCAGATACCTGATATGGGTGCTTCTTTTAGTGACATAATTCGGTCTCGTCGTAAAAAGGATGTTGTCACTGTTGAACACCACTATCGTGTTGACATTTTTACTAGCGTGATAGATTTTCAATTGAAAGAGCTAAATAGTAGATTTAGTGAGCAAGCAACCGAGCTCCTCATATTGAGTACATCTTTAGATCCTAAAGATGCTTTCAAGTTATTCAGTGTTTGCAACATATGCAATCTTGCAAAGAATTTctattctttagatttttctgagcaagaaaagattcaattggattatgagttacaacattatgaacttgatgtggttaaagctccagattttcagaatttgtctactcttgctgaattgtgtcaaaaattgacagagataggaaaatcaaatatatatccttTAATTGATAGATTAATTCGTCTTTTTTGACTCTTCCTGTGACAACAGCAACAACTGAACGGACTTTTCAGCTATGAAGATTATTAAAACAAGGCTTCGAAACAAGATGAAAGATGAATTTTTAGCAGATTGTATATTGACTCTTCCTGTGACAACAGCAACAACTGAACGGGACTTTTCAGCTATGAAGATTATTAAAACAAGGCTTCGAAACAAGATGAAAGATGAATTTTTAGCAGATTATATTGTATATATTGAAAGgaaattacttcaaaacttcacttcagagatgataattgatgattttagttccatgaagcatcgtcgagcaagtttaaaaatatcaaaatcttaaagtatgtagttgaacattgacttttatataatataattacttttttgatatatatactaaaatatattttgttaattttttgttatatttatatttaattggcccccctcatttaatttaaaatggaGAAAAAATAATGTAActcaataatattatatcatgGTATGTTATGAAAAAATATGAATCTACAAATTACAGTATGATAAAACGTAAGATGCGTTTtagtaacaaataaattaaaaaaaaaagctacaAACAACAACATGCGTTATGCATGAGAGTGAATGTATACTCGAAACGTGTCCCCCAAGCCCTGCGCCTTTGACCAACTATGCGTGGGACGAAGTAAAACACAACCTATATTTTGCTGGTGTACCACATTGAACGCAAGTGCATGCACAacaccatttttttattttaaatattggaTTAACAATGGTGTTTTTCTAAATTGTAATCTActgtggtatttttttaaaatgtgggaTGATTTAATGTACGAAGtataaatcggaccgtccgatttttaagaggtatagaaatcggaccgtccaatttctttactcggaccgtccgatttgtgtactccaaacttttaaaattttttaaacacaaatcaaaAAGTTCGATTTGTGTACCTCCCATagttttaaaaaacataaaaaattatcatgTTAAGGTATAACACTTATTCTACTtccatatctaaattttttagccTACACAACACATGTTCCCTCTTTTCACTGTGTTTTTTTAGTTGCCTTTTATATGCTTTGCTGCATTTGCGTTTTACTCACCATGTTAATGAGCATGTATTTCTTTTGTGTGTGAGAAAGATGGTGAAAAAGTGCTCTTCTCTTTTTTGTCAGTTCAAGcagtcttttattttttaaaattttaatttaattaaaatagtttataattttatataaattacaaAACATGTTATTAAACATTAGGATAATTTTcaatatgtaaatttttttattaatatattatactattattgttaatattattattattattattactgttattattgttatattattactgttattattattattactgctattattagtattattagcactgtttttatcatcatcattattattttattatgtgtGGTATACTACCGTCGttactattattaatttattattaccgttaatattagggttaagtactgaaatcgtccctaaggtaagTGGCGAAAATCAAATTTGTCCCCGACGTTTTTTTGCTATTAAAATCATCCCGAACGTTTAGAAacactttaaaatcatcctttcccaaatttttggaccaaaataccctcatcatcatcattctcctcttcaccTTCATCACCccaccatcatcaccaccaccaccaccaccaccaccaccaccaccaccaccacagacacaaacacaaacacaaacaccaACACCTTAACCCCACTCCGGTAACCCCCACCCCTCACCGCCCCCCCCCTCACCCACTCCCTCACCGTAAACCCCCACCCCTCACCCCCTCCACCCCCCTCATCCCCCACCCCTcacccactccctcaccccctcactGTAACCCTCCACCCCCTCACCCCCTACCCCTCACCCACTCTCTCACCCCCTTACTGTAATCCTCCACCCCCTCACCCACTCCCTCACCCTCTCACTGTAACCCTCCACCCCCTCACCCCCTACCTCTCACCGCCTCCCCTTcacccactccctcaccccctcactGTAATCCTCCACCCCCCTCACCCACTCCCTCACCCCTTCACTGTAACCCCCCATCCCTCACCACCTCCCCCTCACCCACTCCTTCACCCCTCACTGTAATACCTCCCCACCACCCCCTTTCTCATGCCCCTCTCTTCatgttcatcatcatcatcatcatcaacagaaAATTCAAACAtgcacaacaaattttacaaaaaatccAGTCCACAGATTCAACAAATTCAGTtcacagaagaaaaagaaaaagaagaagaagaagcggtgtGCGGTACGGTGCGGGGGGTTGGACCCACGGTGCGGCAGGAGGGTTGGACGCGGAGCGGCGGCGGGATGGACGCAGGGGCGGCGACGGTGAGGGGGTGAGGCGGCGGCGGTGAAGGGGTGAGGGGTTGACGGTGATGGGGGTGAGGGAGTGGaaactgatgatgatgatgatgatgatgatgatgatgggatGGGATGGGATTTGGGGGTGGGTATAGGAGGAAGGGAAATTGGGGGGTTGGGGGGGAGAGAGAAGCGAAGAGATGCTGATGGGTGAGGGTGGGGgtaggtttttatttttatttttattaatagtcaagggtatttttgtccaaaaattcgggaaaggatgattttaaagtgtttctgaacgttcgggatgattttaatagcaaaaaaacgtcggggacgaatttgattttcgccACTTACCTTAGgaacgatttcagtacttaacccttaatattattattattagtagtaatagcactgttgtttattattattattattattattattattatgtgtgtacggctgtttattattattataataattattactgttttttttactactactactatgtGTGTACcgctgtttattattattattattattattattattattattattattattattattaacacgTGTAGTATACggctgtttttattattattattattattattattattattattattattggtagaTTACTAAAAATTTATTGCCTACAAAATTTGATCGGTCATAAACCTATAATGCGATAACTGCCATCGCCTTAAGTTTAGTTTGGTAAAGATTTTACTTTTCAGAAGTATCTTATAAAAGATAACTTTTAAAAGTTAGCATTGtaaaagttgtagcatttgtatttggtaaattaaattaaaaatggcTTTTAAGCATAAACAACAACAAGTGCAtttggtaaaatagtttttaaaatttaaaaatattataatagacatcaatgtaagaattaaatttaaatattaattaatgtacgaggttatattagactttttaattttgataaacaaaagCTAATTTTAAAAAGCTCATCCttaggtgttttcaaaagcatTCTTAACTTTTAAAAGTTTCAAGCATAAACATATggactttttatttatcaaacataAAACGAAGTGCTTATGCTTTTCAAAAGCACAGCACCTCTCCAGaaaactttaccaaaccaagccttaacCGGGTTCCATCACATTTCGCAAATAAGCGAAGTAAAAGGACATTATGCACTATTCAGTGCTTTAGTGAAGCGATAGAGGTCGGAAACTTATATATTCCACCTTTTAGTCAGCGAAGTGACTGTCATCTAGAAGGCATTATACATACTTTTGACCTGCCGATTAATGGGACCCCATGACGGGCAGAATGGATAGCAATCACTCATTTTTGGTAGGTAGCCCAGTCCACACGATTACACGTTGGGGAAGGTAAACCTAACATGGGTTCGACAATGCAAAGACACCAAACCATTAGACACCCAAGAGTCTGTCGAGTGGTATGTCCGGGCTCACATATTCTGCATGCTTGGAACTATTGCGTTTCCAGACAAATCGACCAACTCTGCTAACTCGAAGTTTTTACCTTTTCTTCGAGATTTTCATAGCATTCGATTACTGTTGGGGGCAACTTGTCTATCACATCTATACAAGTCGTTGTGTCATGCATCACGATACAATTGTGCAGAGATGGATGGCCCTCTTATTTTGCTCTTTGTTTGGGTATGGGAGCATATATCGTGGATAACATCCATTCTTTGCGCTGAACTTCCAATTGTTGGCTTTTCAATTGGGTAACAGtaaggattattattattattattattattattattattattattattattattattattattattattattattttcgtgcgtttgatttcatgttttgcatgtttatttttatttccgtACGTTTGATTTCAACTCTTGTACgcgcttttttttttatttttggattttgatttcatgttttgtaCGTCTTTCGACTACTTTACATCTCATAATATTTTATCCAAAGAAAAGTGTATACATAAAATAGTTTACAtgcataaatacataaaaatctaaaaaataaataaaaaactaaaaatacataaaaaggtTACATAAAAAGCTAAAAAATATACTAGTTACACTATTAACTCTATTGAACTCGAGTAGAACTTAGACCTGCGCGCTAAGGGCATCGAATATGGCTATGACCCTCTCGTCCACATAGAGTACACCGGCGAGGAGCGCGTATATTCCGcgaatccatctcattcaagtagcGGGTTGACTTCGATCGTCTTTTAGTCGCGCGCCTCAATGTTCAGTTGACAATGACCTTTGGACCATCATATCTAGGCCACGTAGATAGGGATCGCCCATCGGTATAAACTCGTCTATGTAAACCTTATAAATTTCTGACATCTTGTACACGTCATGTTCATATACTTGCTAACCAAGACGCTGGTTAGTGCAACATGCAAGCACGTGACAACATGGTAGCCGCTCGACCTGAAAATGGCCAGAATCGCAAAGTTGTTGCGCGAGATTAATAGTGTATATAGAACCGTCATGCATTTCATAGACCTCAAACATCTCATTGCACCTGTCGAACCGGTTGACAACTATGTTTCATGCACATCAAAAACTTTCTTCAACTTGTCGAGTGGCGAATTCTGAATATGTGAATCCATTGAGAACGTGCTCATGAGCCTCGGCAATCTTCCAATTAAACAATTCGTTTAGCTGATAGAAAGTAAATCTAACTATGGCCATCACAGGAAGGTTGCACGTACCTTTAAGGACAGAATTTAGCACTCTACCAAGTTTGTCATCATATGACCCCAACGATGACTCCCGTCAAATTACAACACCCATTTCTCAACACCAATCTCATTATACCATCGGGTATATATCTTACCACGCTCCTTAAGTCTTTGGTCGTTTTTGTTGTACTCCTTCTCCGTCCTAGAGTAGCCTATAAAACAAACCATGCTACTGTCATAAGTAGACACTAGAAATTACTAAGAATAGAACCATAATACCAAATTCAAATACCTATGTTAACCACGAGTTTATGCAAGTATGGAGTCTTGAATCTTCTTAAGAAGTTGGATACAATGTGCCTGGTGCAGAACATGTGCCACGCTCTTAGCGTTGCCTATGAACCATTACTATGAGTTACTGCTGCCTCGATGAAATTGTGGCGGTCAGAAATAATGCTGATGTCATCTCGAGTAACAACATATCTTCGTAAATTAGTAAGAAAAAAGTCCCACGCATCTGCCGTTTCACCCTTCACTATGGAAAAAGCAATCGGCACAATGTGTTTAGTTCCCGTCTTGCGCAACCGCAATTAAAAGTGcacctttatattttctgtaAAGGTATATGCCATCAACTGGCACCAATGGCTTGCAGTGTCTAAATGCTATAATACACGGATAAAAGTTCAAAAACATTTGATGGAGAACTCTTACACCATTCACCTCCTTACTCTCATAATAAACAAGCAGAGTTTTTATTTGAACACGAGACATTGACAACTTGGCACACATTATTTCAACCACATTGGCATAGTTTGGTAAAAAAACTTTCCAATCACCAAAACTTTTGGTGATGGACTTTtactttgccaaccaagccttgcgGTAACGAATAGTATAGTTGAACCTAAATTGAACTTCTGCAATAATAGATTTCTTCTTTATTAATGGGTCTGCTTCAACCAGCAGTCTGATAGCATCTGCAATCGTGTCTGAGTCCAACTTGGTATGATCTTGTAAAATCATCCCCATGGTGCACGTGTATTTGCCATTGTATTTTCTGATGGAGACGGACTTTTGCTTTGCTAACCAAAAGTTGCGATAACTTACAGTATAGTTGAACATAGATTGAACTTTCGCAATAATAAATTTCACCTTTATTGTGGGTCTGTGTAAcacctgaatttttttgcaaactaAATAATGATTTATTTATGATTCATTATCTTTTAGGGATTTTATTTTCAGaaaattttttatagtaatttaatcaaattttatgatactttgagttttaaaaaaaattattaggactcacatataattttcataattattggatattttcttatttaaaatttaaagttttagtaattaagatataataaaaatttgaaattttaatttgaaaaattatgatttcagtataattttataaactaaaaggaatttaattgaattattgctaatttaaaatttgagtacttattaaaaactaattaacaagttgataaataaataatgttcTTAAATAGTTTTATTGgaatatatttgatttttaattactattttatcctgtaattttattaaaatttctaaaatatcctTACTTATCATTTTCCCAAACCAAATCCTAACTCTAATTTTAAAACATACTCACTCTCCCTCTCACATACACACACTAATACTTCTCACTCACTCTCACTCTCTGGAACcacaaagaaggaaagaaaagagagaaagaaacagagggagagggagaacgaaagaagagaagagaggagggaGAAGAGAGACCGCACGGCAAGGCTTTGTCCTGCTGCCGGATTGCCATCTCCGTCGCGTCGATGTCACagaggaaggagagagagaacgAGACTGCAACAGAGAAGAAGAATGGTGCTGCACGCCATCACCGCCGCGCACCGTCCCGCCTCTGGAGCCGATTAGAACCTTCACCGTAGAGTCACTCCGTCGTCGTCACCATCGTCGTTGCGGCAGCAGGCATGAGGGTCGACCAGGGAGAAATAGGTCGTATGGAAGAGGGAGGAGTGGCGACGCTGTCGTCGAGCAACTGCCAACACCGAGCTCGCCGTTGAGGTTGCTAGAGCCCCTGCCTGTCTGCTTGGCATTCTGCCCTTGCTCTGCTCCGCCGGGGGCTGAGCCCTGCCTCTCCCCTATTCATCAGAGCTTGTGGTGTTGCTGTGGGAGTCACTGCCAGAAGAGCAGAACTGCCATCACCGCTGTTCTGCTATATCCTTCATCGTCAATGCTGGAGAAGGTCACCGGAGCCATCCTCTTATTTCCTTTGGTAAGACTAATTTTGTTCTGCCTTGTCTTGCCATAAAGCTCTATTATTGACTCTGTACTATCTTGCTTGATGTCCCTTTTTGTCTTTGCTCAGTTTTAAACCACCATAGGCTATTGGATTCGCTGTCAATGTTACTGTGGTTGTTCTATGTTGTTGATACTAGGGCTGTTGTTGATGTTGCTGCAGTGAGAAATCAAAGTTGTTGCTACTACTTCGGTCCAAATTTCGTgctctttaattccattcgacTTCAACCTTCCTCACCTTTTATCTTGGCACTCCGGAGTTGGTCTCTTCGGTACCTTGAGACCAATTTGTGAGTaggttttatatttatatataattgacTAGCTttgcatttataattattttgatatacatTGCTTTGAACTTATAATTATACTTACAAATATTATTATCaaaggattttaaattagattgaaTAATCGatttattagaataaaatatttatcctTGTTAAGTTCATTTTAATatgcacatgagactatatatttttatgaggCTATATGCATGTTTGATGaagctttatattattttaaaacatttgattttatttgaatatgtatattttttaagcATTGAAGTATTTATTGGTACTCACTTAGTTGGAAATTGTGAAATATGTTTGAAATGCCTAAAGATTGAGAAGTATGATTGAAAATGATTTGGATGAGAaagtatattatttgatttgatttgatacaTTATATGTTTGAAAGACTGAAGAATTTgttatatttgaaattatatgttttgaattggtcgTCCACATGGTGCATGTGTGTTTGTCATTGTATCTCCTGATTTCCCAACAACCTTTCTTTTGGGTCAAGCTAACTCGGATAAGTTAATCACATCCTGTACCATACCCTTGCATTTTGCGAAGAATGTTTGCAGCTCCgactcatacacagtgtaatcaaTTTCTCTAGAGATAATATAGCTTTTGATTGTAGAGATAATCGACTCTCTAAAACCAAATTTATTCCGATACTAAACTCTTCATCTTCCACTACAACATTGCATTCACCTATCAAATGCAAATTACCATTAGTCAGTCaaggttaaataaaaaaaaatggtaatagtaactttaataaaaaaatataatatacccATATTCACATACTCAAAAAAATTTCGGGGAATGTATGGCTGCAAGATTCAGAGCTCGCATAAAAGACGAAACACCGAAGGGTTGCTGGTTgacaactgcatctgcttcatttTGCACCGCCAGATCTTCGTCATCATTTTCATCATCGACTTCGTAGTTGGCTTCGAATTCCTCTTCACTGTCGTTGTTATCTTCTTTCCAACCTATGTCCCTGATTTAATCCATATgctgttcaaactcaacgtacaaTTCTATTATCGACACGTAAAATTGTGTTTGTTGATAAATAAAGAACATTTGTTGCATACATGTGTCGTCAGTGATGAacattatttgaaactgtattaGCTCACCAAATACTTGTACAGGACTTCTATATAAAATATTGCTCACACTCTTTGAAATGTGACTTTTTATGTTTTCACAAAGAAAAAGTATAGAGTACTAatatattatctgccaacttattgccaataaattaattaattattatattttaattacaattagtATTGACATGTATAAGGAGATACATCCACAAAGACACTTTCAGTAGACACAGCCATTAAAAAGACATTtctattagacacatccacaaagacacttctattaaacacaaccATAAACAAGAGTTGGCAGAAATTGGTAGAATCCTTATTGGTTACGTAGCGGGATTGTTTCACAAATACTATTTTAtaactctacaaaactcatggtacatggaataacaaaaaaaaaaaaaaaaccgacaTTTACATGCAAAAGTTACTCCCTTATATGTATTTGATATGATCTCACTGTTATAATACACATTTGTAAATTTACAATACCTTCAATAGCCTCAACCTCACttcaaccaattttttttttgacatcGCTAGTTGTCACAAAAAAACCACAAATATGAAAGAAGAGTTGAATGACAATAATATTTATAGGCAAAGACTTttggattaaaatatttttaatacgcAAAATGCAACCTACAATTTATAAtcttacaaaaaaaatcaaaacacaaCCTGTATTTTGtaggttttaaaataaaaaaaaaaagtttaaaacgcAACTTATATTTtgtgtaattaaaaaaaaaagggcaaaACACAACTTATATTTTGCAAGTTgtatatttaaaaaatgttaaactTCTAATCGGAAACTCCATTTTGTaggattcaaaataataataataaaaaaaaaaaatcgcagGTTGCTTTTTCTATTGATATTATATTAGTGTAAATACTTTATAtacatctattttattttattgtatgatgctaattttttttctatatctaAAAACATCAgcctaaaaaatataaataatttaaaaagatatataaaaaaattataaaatgtgCCATATTCCACAGTATTGTCAACTAAACTCTAATCAATTAGGGTGACAAATTATTTTCTTAACCATTTTGtggctaaaatttttatatatagagaaTTTTAAtgagaaatacaaaaatatttgatcATTTTAATGTTTTATAGAATTATGATAATAGTACAGAACATTATtgacgttttgtaataaaaaaatttttaattataaaagaataaaatattactaatattttgtaataaaaaatattattttaattattaaaatataaaatatcattgacgttttattaaaaaaatattattttaattaaaaaaacacaaATGTTACTTAGGTTTTGTATATCATCGTAGTAATATTTAATAtacaatttaatttatcatgGAAAATTTCACCCCtaataatacaatattaaaaagaaaaagttctcATTTTGCATTTGAGTTTTAGATACGAAAAAATTCGCGTGCGCGTCCGCTCCCTGTTTACATAATCGAAATCAATGTGCCATAAAGTTactacaacaataataataataataataataataataataataataactattggaatattattagaaaattaattttgaggaCAAGGAGGAACATGGTGGGGTGGGTCCTGCAAGCTATTTGTCAGAAAATCCAAAtaagaatgaaaaaaatttaagcaGCAGCCTTGAAGTCGAAGAAGCACGTCACTAGAGCTAAGGGGGAAGCAAAAACCCTAGTCGCAGAGCCTCTCGTTTAAAATCCTAATCGAACTCCTCCTAATTTCATCACACAGGTATCTACTTTTGTTGGAGTCAATTATTCACTCCCTTTTCTACGTTCATCGACTTATTATGATTCGATCTGagtttattttctcctttttttttggttttttttatattaatattttttatagctGATGCTTTTCTCTGCCAAATTAGATCCGATTAGTTTGTGAAAACAAGACTGGATCCAATTACAAGTTATAGTTGCTGTTACTTtctgttatttttgtatttgtgttaTTTGAGTTGATTTGTTTCTGGGTATAGTTCTTATTgtgggattttttttttcatttcattgaTGTAAATTTTTAGCAGTTTGACTTGAATCTTCTGTGTTTTGACTACAACgtgttttttacttttttcttatTTGAGTG
This window contains:
- the LOC112757506 gene encoding uncharacterized protein yields the protein MYDELFKNDGKVVFKRKDQKPAIAEVDDDAESLSYLLNQLCHIDKVLAKQSSQQVLSNRLHLKASIDTVRWLTFQACAFRGHDESHESQNRGNFLEMLKLLASYNKEVDAVVLDNTPQNAIYTSPSIQKEILHIFARKVQNEIRNEIGNAKFCLIVDEARDESRREQMALVVRFVDKHGFVKERLIDVVHVKDTTSATLKQEICSALSHHNLNIQNVRGQGYDGASNMRREWKGLQALIIQECPYAYYVHCFAHQLQLALVAAAKEVVDVYAFFQSLSNIINVVCSSCKCNDELRFAYATEIIHLVATNQIETGRGANQIGTLKRSGDTRWSSHFNSICSLLRMFGATTSVLEDLATNGSTYSQRGDATYALKSLLSFDFIFILHMMKEIMGITDKLCQALQRKSQDILNAMHLVSSTKSLIQQLRDSSWGALLEKVSSFCNDHAIQIPDMGASFSDIIRSRRKKDVVTVEHHYRVDIFTSVIDFQLKELNSRFSEQATELLILSTSLDPKDAFKLFSQQLNGLFSYEDY